Sequence from the Paenibacillus riograndensis SBR5 genome:
GTCATATTTCTTGTTTCGCCTTCTGTCCGGAAGGGTAAATTCAATATAGACACTGCATTGCCGGACCATGGACAGGCAGCCGGCTAAATTATGGATAAGGAAGGGATTATACAATGGCTAAAGCATCGAACAAAGTCACCACCACTTCACTCGAACAAGTACTCAACCGTGAGGTTGCCAACCTGAACGTGCTGTATGTCAAAATTCATAATTATCACTGGTATGTGAAGGGTGAGCAATTCTTCTCCCTGCATGTAAAATTCGAAGAGCTGTATGATGATGTTACCCTCAAAATGGACGAGGTGGCTGAACGCCTGCTCAGCATTAAGGGCAGCCCGGCAGCGACCATGAAGGAATATCTGGAGCTCGCAACCATTCAGGAAGCGACCGGCAAGGAAGATACCCGGGGCATGGTTCAGACGCTGATTGAGGACTTCGCCACTGTAGCTGAAGAGCTTACAGAAGGCATTGAACTGGCCGAGCAGGTGAGCGATCAGCCAACAGCGGACCTGTTCATCAAAATCCGCAGCGATCTCGAAAAAAACCAGTGGATGCTGCGTTCTTTCCTGGGTTGATCATTCCTGTCTCATACACGCAGTTCCAAATAGAGTAGAGCCTCCGGCACGGAGGCTTTATTTTTTGCTTTTTGTCGATCCGTGAAACCGGATATCAAAATACATGTTTGTAAAAAAAATCGGTTTGTAATAAAATTAGTGAGAATCATTGATAATCACTGCGTTACACTTTATAATTATTTTAATGTGATATACAATCTAATTTTTGCTGGCGTCAGGGATTACCTGTTACAATACAGCTTTCTGATTTCGCAAATCGAACAATGGGGGGAACATTATTATGGCAGCAGATTTTGTCATTGAAGGACTGAAAGCGACGATTGAAGGAAAAGAAATTCTGAAGGGCATCAACCTTCAAATGAAGGGCGGCGAAATTCACGCCATCATGGGACCGAACGGTACCGGTAAAAGCACCCTGGCTTCGGCACTGATGGGCCATCCCAAGTACGAGGTTACCGAGGGTACAGCCGTTCTTGAAGGCGAAGACCTGCTGGAAATGGCTGTTGATGAACGCGCGCGCGCCGGTCTTTTTCTGGCGATGCAGTATCCAAGTGAAATCAGCGGCGTAACGAACTCTGACTTCCTGCGTAGCGCCATTAATTCCCGCCGTGAAGAAGGAAACGAAATTTCCCTGATCCGCTTCATCCGTCAAATGGAAGCTAAGATGAAGGAACTGGATATGAACCCTGAGTTTCTGCACCGCTATCTGAACGAAGGCTTCTCCGGCGGTGAAAAGAAACGCAACGAAATTCTTCAAATGATGATGCTGGACCCGAAGATTGTCATTCTTGATGAAATTGACTCCGGCCTGGATATTGATGCGCTCAAAATTGTCGCTGAAGGCGTCAACTCGATGCGCAGCCCGGAACGCGGCTTCCTGGTTATTACCCACTATCAGCGCCTGTTGAATTACATTAAGCCGGATTTTGTACATGTCATGATGCAGGGACGGATTGTGAAATCCGGCGGTCCTGAGCTGGCAGAACGTCTGGAAGCGGAAGGCTATGAATGGGTTAAGGAAGAACTCGGCATTGAAGATGAAACCGTAGGACAGGAAGCTTAAGAGACGCCAGGAAGGAGGAAACCACTTATGACGACACAAACCATTCTTCCGGTGGATGCACAGCTGCTCACCGATTGGTCGCAGAGCAGCGGCGAGCCGGGCTGGCTGAAGGACAGCCGGTTAAACGCACTTACGCTGGCCGCTGGCCTGGCACTGCCGAAACTGGAGAAGACCCGGATTGACCGCTGGAATGTGAATAACTATGGAACCTACAAAGCAGGCCAGACCATCACTGCACTTAGTGAAGCCCCTGCTTCTGTTGCCGCACTGATCAAGGATCAGGAGGAAGGCAGCCTGATTATACAGCGCAACTCCGGCGCCATCTATGTCCGCCTTGCACCGGAGCTTGCAGCACAAGGCGTAATTTTCACCGATTTGCAGACTGCGGTCAAAGAGCACGGCGATCTGGTGCAGCGCTATCTGCATAAGGCCGTACTACCTGATGAGCACTCTTTAGCCGCGCTGCATGCGGCCCTTTGGAACGGCGGGGTATTCCTCTATGTTCCGAAGAACGTGGTGGTCGAGACCCCGCTGCAGGCGGTGCTGCTTACCGACGATGCCGAAGCGGCTTTTGTTCCGCATATTCTGATTGTTGCCGACACGAACAGCTCAGTGACCTATGTCGACAACTATGTGTCGGACAAAACTGAAGCCGGACTGCACAATGGTGCGGTTGAGGTGTTCGTGGGCGCAGGAGCCAAAGTCCGCTATGCCACAGTGCATCAGTTAGGTGAGGATACGACTGACGTGACTTACCGCCGCGCCGTTGTGGAGAATGACGGAACGATTGAATGGATTGTCGGCGAGATGAACTATGGGGATACAGCCAGCGACACCAAGTCGGTGCTGAAGGGCAACGGGGCAAGCTCCGATGCCAAAGTCATCGCAGTGGGATCAGGCTCGCAGAAGCTGAACTATACGACCCAGGCGCAGCATTTCGGCAAAAACACGCCGAGTGACATGATCACCCGTGCGGTGATGCGGGATGCGGCAACCTCCATTATTAACGGAATTACGAAGATCGAGAAGGGCGCAACCCGGGCCGACGGCCAGCAGACGGAAAAAGTTCTGATGCTGAGTCCTCAGGCGCGCGGAGACGCCAATCCGATCCTGCTTATAGACGAAGATGATGTAACAGCAGGCCATGCCGCTTCCGTAGGACAGGTCAATTACGAGCAGGTATACTACCTGATGTCCCGCGGAATTTCGCGGCATGATGCAGAAACACTGATCATTTACGGCTTCCTTGCACCTGTAGTGTCGCAAATTCCACTGGAGGGACTGCGCAATCAGCTCCAATCTCTTGTGGAAAGGAAGTTAGGCCAATGATCAGCAGCGCCATCCGGGAGCAATTTCCCATACTGAACCAGACAATCAACGGGCATCCTCTGGTATACCTGGACAGCGCGGCAACCTCACAGAAGCCGCGCCAGGTCATCGAAGCCGTGAAGTCCTATTATGAATGGGATAACTCCAACGTGCACCGCGGTGTCCATACGCTCGGCAGCCGGGCTACGGATGCTTACGAGGGGGCCCGCGAGAAGCTGGCCAAGTTCATTAACGCCCGCAGCACGAAGGAGATTATCTTTACCCGCGGCACAACGACGGCTCTGAATATTGTAGCTTCGTCTTACGGCCCGGGCAATGTTGGTGAAGGCGACGAGATCGTCATCACCCAGATGGAGCATCACAGCAACTTTATTCCATGGCAGCAGCTGGCGAAGAAGACAGGGGCAACCCTGAAGTTCATTCCTCTGCAGAAGGACGGGTCCATCACGCTTGAGGATGCCGAGCAGACGATTACGGATAAGACCAAGATCGTCGCCATAGCGTATGTCTCGAATGTAATGGGCATTTCCCATCCGGTAAAAGAGCTGGCAGCCA
This genomic interval carries:
- a CDS encoding Dps family protein; this encodes MAKASNKVTTTSLEQVLNREVANLNVLYVKIHNYHWYVKGEQFFSLHVKFEELYDDVTLKMDEVAERLLSIKGSPAATMKEYLELATIQEATGKEDTRGMVQTLIEDFATVAEELTEGIELAEQVSDQPTADLFIKIRSDLEKNQWMLRSFLG
- the sufC gene encoding Fe-S cluster assembly ATPase SufC produces the protein MAADFVIEGLKATIEGKEILKGINLQMKGGEIHAIMGPNGTGKSTLASALMGHPKYEVTEGTAVLEGEDLLEMAVDERARAGLFLAMQYPSEISGVTNSDFLRSAINSRREEGNEISLIRFIRQMEAKMKELDMNPEFLHRYLNEGFSGGEKKRNEILQMMMLDPKIVILDEIDSGLDIDALKIVAEGVNSMRSPERGFLVITHYQRLLNYIKPDFVHVMMQGRIVKSGGPELAERLEAEGYEWVKEELGIEDETVGQEA
- the sufD gene encoding Fe-S cluster assembly protein SufD, which translates into the protein MTTQTILPVDAQLLTDWSQSSGEPGWLKDSRLNALTLAAGLALPKLEKTRIDRWNVNNYGTYKAGQTITALSEAPASVAALIKDQEEGSLIIQRNSGAIYVRLAPELAAQGVIFTDLQTAVKEHGDLVQRYLHKAVLPDEHSLAALHAALWNGGVFLYVPKNVVVETPLQAVLLTDDAEAAFVPHILIVADTNSSVTYVDNYVSDKTEAGLHNGAVEVFVGAGAKVRYATVHQLGEDTTDVTYRRAVVENDGTIEWIVGEMNYGDTASDTKSVLKGNGASSDAKVIAVGSGSQKLNYTTQAQHFGKNTPSDMITRAVMRDAATSIINGITKIEKGATRADGQQTEKVLMLSPQARGDANPILLIDEDDVTAGHAASVGQVNYEQVYYLMSRGISRHDAETLIIYGFLAPVVSQIPLEGLRNQLQSLVERKLGQ